In Polyangiaceae bacterium, the genomic window AACGCCAAGAAGACCAGCGACAGCAGGCTCGCGCCGACGACCAACGCCGTGCGCTGCTCGGCGGCGAAGCCCCAGACCAGCGCGCTCACCGCGAGCACCCAGCCGGCGTGCACCCCGTGCGCCGCGCGCGCCAGCGGGACCGGCGCGCCGGCGACCACCGGGATCATCTGGTAGAGCGCGCCGAGCATCACCGAGCCGAGCAGACCGAGCGTTCCCAGGTGCACGAGCGCGGCGGTCGCCCCGGCGAAGCGGGTCCAGAGCAACGACGAGCCGCCGGCGATCAACAGCGCTCCTGCGCCGAGCACGCCGAGCGGCGCGGTGGCGAAGAAGCTCGCCGGGATGCCGAGCGGCGGCCCCTGTTCGGGGCGCAGGCTGCCCATCGACATGCCGGCGCTCATCTCGGCCGATACACCCGGACGAGCGCGCTGCCGTCGGGCTCCTCGTAGATCTGGTGGATGAGACCGCGTTCGCGGAGGTGCGGCACGAGGAGCCGGGGGTTCCGCGGCAAGCGGGCGAGGTAGACGCCGCTCGGCGGCAGCGCGCTCACCGCCACGAGCACGCGTTCCATCGGCTCCGGCGCCGGGAGGTCGCGCAGGTCCTCGGGCACCGGTTGCCCGCCGTGGATTACCTCGACCAGGAACTCGCGCGGGCCGAGGCGCTGGTCCGCGAGCGCGTGACCGCGGCCCCCGAGCAGGGCGAGGAGCGGCTCCGGCCGGAATGGAGCGGTGAGCTTCAGCACACCGCCTGGCCCCACGGCGGCGAGCGCCTCTAGGATGGCGTCGAGCGGATCGGTGCCCTGCTCGAGGATCGGTCGGACGTCGAGGGCCCGGAGGCCCTCGGGCACCGGCAATGACTCGACTGGCAGCGCCGGCAGAGCACTGGAGCTCGCGCGCACGCCGCGCAGCCAGATGCCGAGCAGGCGCGCTCCTTCGGCCTCGAGCGGATCCGGGCGCGCGTCCAGGCGCCGGATCAGCGTGATGCTCTGCAACATCCCCACGAACAGCGTGGCCGCGTCGCGGGGGTCGATGCTCGGGTCGATCTCACCAGCCCGCTGCGCCTCGCGCGTGAGCTCGGTGACCAGGGCGCGCTGCATCGAGTAGAGCTGCTTGAGCGCGTCGAACAGCGGGCCTTCGCCGCTGGCTACGTTCGCGAACAGCAGCCGTGGCAGACCGGGGTGACGGTGCAGGTGCCGGAGCAGCGCACGGGCGAGCGCCTCGAGCTTTTCGACCGGTCCGACCGGCTCGGAGAGCACGCTCTCGGCGATCTCGCCGAGCTGTCTCTGGGTCGCCGCGATCACGGCCATGAGCAGCTCGTCGCGGGAGGCGAAGTGTCGGAACAGCGCGGGCTGGGAGATGCCCAGGGCCCGCGCGATCTGCCGCGTGCTCAGCTGGTCGAGGGGCGAGTCCGCGAGCAACGCCAGGGTGGCTTCGACGATCTGCTGCTGGCGCACGTCGGTTTTTGCTCGCCGGAACGACCAGGCCATGTTATCGACCGATAACATGAGCGCTGTTGGAGGTAAATCATGAGCTCTGCGAGCCCTGGCGAACTGTTCACCCATGACCACCGCCGCTGCGACGAGCTCTGGGCGGAGCTCGAGGCCGCTGCAGACGACTCCGCCACCGCCCGGGCGCGCTTCGCCGCGTTCGCGCACGCCATGCGGCAGCACTTCGCGATGGAGGAGGAGGTGCTGTTCCCTGCCCTCGAGGACGCCACCGGCATGCACGGCGGCGGACCGACCCACATCATGCGCATGGAGCACGCGCAGATGAAAGGACTGCTCGACCAAATGGCGAGCGCCATGGAACGCGGCGACCTCGCCGGCGTGCTGGATCAAGGGGACACGCTCCTGATGTTGATCCAGCAGCACAACGTCAAGGAGGAGGGCGTGCTCTACCCCATCGCCGACAACGTGCTGACCAGCGCGTGGTCGGAGCTGGCGGAGCGACTGAAGAAGTACCAAGGCTAGCGTGCTAAAGCGTCGGCCATGTCCAAGGTGCTCGACGAGCTGGTGACCCAGCTCGCGTTGGAGAAGATCGAGGAGAACCTGTTCCGCGGCCA contains:
- a CDS encoding hemerythrin domain-containing protein, which gives rise to MSSASPGELFTHDHRRCDELWAELEAAADDSATARARFAAFAHAMRQHFAMEEEVLFPALEDATGMHGGGPTHIMRMEHAQMKGLLDQMASAMERGDLAGVLDQGDTLLMLIQQHNVKEEGVLYPIADNVLTSAWSELAERLKKYQG
- a CDS encoding DUF2249 domain-containing protein; this encodes MLSVDNMAWSFRRAKTDVRQQQIVEATLALLADSPLDQLSTRQIARALGISQPALFRHFASRDELLMAVIAATQRQLGEIAESVLSEPVGPVEKLEALARALLRHLHRHPGLPRLLFANVASGEGPLFDALKQLYSMQRALVTELTREAQRAGEIDPSIDPRDAATLFVGMLQSITLIRRLDARPDPLEAEGARLLGIWLRGVRASSSALPALPVESLPVPEGLRALDVRPILEQGTDPLDAILEALAAVGPGGVLKLTAPFRPEPLLALLGGRGHALADQRLGPREFLVEVIHGGQPVPEDLRDLPAPEPMERVLVAVSALPPSGVYLARLPRNPRLLVPHLRERGLIHQIYEEPDGSALVRVYRPR